Proteins from one Candidatus Omnitrophota bacterium genomic window:
- a CDS encoding M28 family peptidase — MKNRFSPPKIQQIKTPRLANHLNIVYTWPIMYLNPRIRRFLALGLLFAFLGNGLTLPPAYADVGAIINRPYMPAPGTRIGLSPAFNPPVLKGLKVHPDNPFRFDFILDQGDSLPLVGRAREGDKQEELKQEANKLIKYFLASLTVPEKDLWVNLSPYEKDRIVPTSFGQTEMGRDLLAQDYLLKQITASLIYPEDEFGKKFWNRIYQEAAKRYGTTNIPVNTFNKVWIVPEKAVVYENAQAGTAYVVESKLKVMLEQDYLALEHQGRVLQSHYGTRPAHQLAGALSGPAYSPDQRPAPRGDVNALGSQVVREIVIPALTKEVNENKNFAQLRQVYNSLILATWYKKKIKDSILLQVYADKNKISGIGYATPTRGHVPQNVSPSTLPTNQALNVKAPQGNPPNDVEAIYQQYLTAFKKGVYNYIKEEQDPITQQMIPRKYFSGGATMGQTEKILDVVDEAMLGSERVDRIINGIKKATLVILTAGLVLSPGDTRPTHLPHQTTITLDKSVERTITDAVNTLPYFEWRVMGAKDNLKVAQFIDQNLMVYYAADSGPIRQVNRPTVFYRDIPQVGPAYIAAMIPGTEGARRRHIVLSAHFDTRSMYGADDNGSGISSLLAIARAAVNYTFRDNVYFIFTNDEEYGKLGARAAVKDLQDVGINDGNVFFIDIDSIGQSHLSLSKEGTKPDIWLSKPIVSKGQDAVSVLEKEVRNVLSNDPPFNLHNDINDVSAFETLPSDASAYTLYGYPALTVSGIPWGKSTILHTEKDSPDKVSPTSIYQITRWILSSLHQLARGEKDIVWQASVSYIPLTSAGIDRTERNYLTDTQRLFESYGLSFQSRHAVSLDEYELLSRWMSFIREKFPGYREHFKGIIYDLSSGIAHANRQTRMIEFGFPLRSKAIWLPYGYSLKSGVWYASADLVLTHELGHFISEDGLRKQGVDLHRSGYIGDLHTPEELFATDLALWLLYGNLKSAPAVFLDHYIHGDYDFKTGQLTTIMKEEPKNIVPWEIQRMNLIKKAAQAVGISIGGGWTAAPVDINPFVPKNFTAPVRKEMNPVDSKDTKKDKAMLNKGGIDLNAVDKNLQVKMDSLLRGNDKEGVKFNINPVILEQLQNAPGFVPVIINIQPMNDLHLFLGIQN, encoded by the coding sequence TTGAAGAATAGATTTTCTCCCCCCAAAATCCAGCAAATCAAAACTCCCCGATTGGCAAATCATTTAAATATCGTATATACTTGGCCCATCATGTATTTAAATCCAAGAATAAGACGCTTTCTGGCTTTGGGCCTGCTTTTTGCCTTTTTGGGCAATGGCTTGACCTTGCCACCTGCCTATGCTGACGTAGGGGCGATTATTAATCGCCCCTACATGCCTGCCCCCGGCACCCGCATTGGCTTAAGCCCCGCCTTTAACCCCCCGGTCCTCAAAGGCCTCAAGGTCCATCCTGACAACCCATTTCGTTTTGACTTTATTCTTGATCAAGGTGATTCCCTCCCCCTTGTGGGGAGGGCTAGGGAGGGGGATAAGCAAGAAGAACTCAAACAAGAAGCCAATAAACTCATCAAGTACTTCCTCGCCTCTTTGACCGTTCCAGAGAAGGACTTGTGGGTCAATTTATCTCCCTATGAGAAAGACCGCATCGTCCCTACATCCTTTGGCCAAACCGAGATGGGACGTGACCTCTTAGCCCAGGACTATCTGCTCAAACAGATCACGGCAAGCCTCATTTATCCTGAAGACGAATTCGGCAAGAAGTTCTGGAACAGGATATACCAAGAAGCAGCCAAAAGGTATGGAACAACCAATATACCGGTCAATACCTTCAACAAGGTCTGGATCGTTCCCGAGAAGGCCGTTGTCTACGAGAATGCCCAGGCAGGCACGGCCTATGTGGTTGAATCAAAGCTTAAAGTCATGCTGGAACAGGACTACCTAGCTCTTGAACATCAAGGGCGGGTCCTGCAAAGCCACTATGGAACCCGGCCTGCTCACCAGCTCGCAGGCGCGCTAAGCGGTCCGGCTTATTCGCCGGACCAGCGCCCCGCACCACGCGGGGATGTTAATGCTCTTGGCTCCCAAGTCGTCCGTGAAATAGTAATCCCAGCCCTGACCAAGGAAGTCAACGAAAACAAAAATTTCGCCCAACTGCGTCAGGTCTACAACTCTCTTATCCTGGCCACCTGGTACAAGAAGAAGATCAAGGACAGCATCCTTCTTCAAGTGTATGCGGACAAGAATAAAATCTCAGGCATTGGCTACGCTACGCCAACCCGGGGACATGTTCCGCAGAACGTGTCCCCAAGCACGTTGCCAACCAACCAAGCACTGAATGTGAAAGCACCCCAGGGAAACCCGCCCAACGATGTCGAAGCCATTTACCAGCAATACCTCACCGCCTTCAAGAAAGGCGTTTATAACTATATCAAAGAAGAGCAGGACCCCATCACCCAACAGATGATCCCAAGGAAGTATTTTTCGGGTGGCGCCACTATGGGGCAAACGGAAAAGATTTTAGATGTTGTGGACGAGGCTATGTTGGGAAGTGAAAGGGTTGATCGGATCATAAATGGTATTAAGAAAGCGACCTTAGTTATTTTGACTGCCGGATTAGTGCTGTCCCCTGGCGATACTCGACCGACACATTTGCCTCATCAAACGACGATCACCTTGGATAAATCCGTAGAGAGAACCATTACAGATGCTGTTAATACTCTGCCTTATTTTGAGTGGCGCGTGATGGGAGCAAAAGACAATCTTAAGGTAGCACAATTTATTGATCAAAATCTCATGGTTTATTATGCTGCAGATTCCGGTCCCATTCGACAGGTTAATAGACCGACAGTTTTTTATAGAGACATTCCGCAGGTCGGCCCGGCGTACATCGCAGCCATGATCCCGGGGACGGAAGGAGCCCGGAGGAGGCATATTGTACTTTCCGCGCATTTTGACACGAGAAGTATGTACGGCGCGGATGATAATGGTTCGGGGATTTCGTCACTTTTGGCGATCGCCAGGGCCGCAGTCAATTACACCTTTCGGGACAATGTTTATTTTATATTTACCAATGATGAAGAATATGGAAAGCTGGGAGCAAGAGCTGCTGTTAAAGATTTGCAGGATGTTGGAATTAATGACGGTAATGTTTTCTTTATCGATATTGATAGCATAGGCCAGTCACATTTAAGTTTGTCGAAAGAAGGAACAAAGCCGGATATATGGCTTTCTAAACCTATTGTATCCAAGGGGCAAGATGCCGTGAGTGTATTGGAAAAAGAGGTCCGGAACGTTCTTTCCAACGACCCACCATTTAATTTGCATAATGACATTAACGATGTATCAGCTTTTGAGACATTGCCTAGCGATGCGTCAGCATATACCCTTTACGGATATCCAGCTTTAACTGTTTCAGGCATCCCCTGGGGTAAATCCACAATACTCCATACTGAAAAGGACTCCCCAGACAAGGTGTCGCCAACGTCCATTTATCAGATCACGAGGTGGATTTTATCCTCATTACATCAACTGGCCAGGGGAGAGAAAGATATTGTTTGGCAAGCGTCTGTCTCCTATATTCCCTTGACTTCCGCCGGGATTGATCGCACGGAACGGAACTATTTAACGGATACACAAAGATTATTTGAGTCGTACGGGCTTTCTTTTCAATCGCGCCACGCCGTTTCACTAGACGAATATGAGTTGTTATCGCGATGGATGAGTTTTATCAGGGAAAAGTTCCCGGGTTATCGGGAACATTTCAAGGGGATTATATATGATCTGTCTTCGGGCATTGCTCATGCCAATCGACAGACAAGAATGATCGAGTTCGGGTTTCCTCTTCGTTCCAAGGCGATCTGGCTTCCTTACGGGTACTCGTTAAAATCCGGGGTATGGTATGCATCCGCAGATCTTGTCTTAACACATGAACTGGGGCATTTTATCAGTGAAGATGGATTGAGAAAGCAAGGAGTTGATTTGCACAGGTCTGGTTATATAGGCGATCTTCATACGCCTGAAGAATTGTTTGCGACTGACCTTGCTCTATGGTTGTTATATGGGAATTTGAAATCAGCCCCGGCTGTATTCCTAGATCACTACATTCATGGCGATTACGATTTTAAGACAGGCCAATTAACAACAATTATGAAGGAGGAACCTAAAAATATTGTTCCGTGGGAAATCCAAAGAATGAATTTGATTAAAAAGGCCGCTCAGGCAGTGGGTATTTCTATCGGGGGAGGATGGACAGCCGCTCCCGTAGATATAAATCCTTTTGTGCCTAAAAATTTTACTGCTCCTGTAAGAAAAGAGATGAATCCTGTGGATAGTAAGGATACGAAAAAGGATAAAGCTATGTTGAATAAAGGCGGTATTGATTTGAATGCCGTTGATAAGAATTTACAGGTAAAAATGGATTCCCTCCTTCGCGGGAATGACAAGGAGGGGGTCAAATTCAACATCAACCCCGTTATCTTGGAGCAATTGCAAAACGCCCCGGGCTTTGTGCCGGTCATTATCAACATCCAGCCCATGAATGATCTCCATTTGTTTCTGGGGATCCAAAATTAA
- a CDS encoding AAA family ATPase — protein MHFKRLEIFGFKSFAEKTVLEFQPGLTAIVGPNGCGKSNVFDAVRWVLGEQSVRELRGSSMEDVIFNGTDSKPPLGFAEVSLTFSNEKKILPIEYDEVTVTRRLFRSGESEYLINKNVCRLKDIVELFLGTGVGAEAYSLIQQGKVDLVVSAKPEDRRQIFDEAAGITKYKAKKKEALGKLKETEDNLLRINDIVVEVKRQIGSIERQAKKAQRYKEDFERLKNFEVLIAHRQMARFAADMQELTARSEALQAKEGSLAAELQEANRRLDHETALVEEIDEAISAAKARQMHLENDKDSFGRQIILNEERLADLDTVCARLEQDKAAALARCSTNQGKIEEIRSGLAQLSENLATVQVRLQARKDALAVIMHAIGEAKLSIQNYENEQFHLNGQQARVKNQLTDNMKRVTECAARKDRLEHENNKVIGERTQVSQKAEAINAAIARSESILSSLWADLEGKRAHLAQLRSSLAAQETAADDLEKKKLFLLSQKDFVAKMQTQYQDIPDPVVEGKFISCVRPNEQQTGIIGKIKDIRVMAGEAVRELYEITCATKYVELDLRHMDERISVLDAQLARALEAKAQIVLTIDARNAEIDADLKHIQEGEKGFSVLEAQKNNIEQESGKITGELDLIVTESAQVGTDLAALRTQESELSQTLEGITGQIRRCQDDVKAKAGWIAAQHKEREDMGLAIVQVEAEVLSAADKRKSHEESCSVYTQNLDRDLADIARFDRESQEAQAKKTGLHEGIAQLNSQLDGLKSRQEALAVELEGLLAQRSEMTGRLNSLRAQTRGVEDAVIALKTDRHNDDLRQQEIHFNERALKDKLLQTYKINWDESPAAGGAPVDQTPINEEEAAVEIENLKKRCESYGAVNLVAIEEFEELKQRFEFLTKQQSDLLTAREALLQTITKINRTTRQMFTDTFTRVNEEFQVYFRMLFGGGQAQLVLQDPENALECGIDIIARPPGKKLQNISLLSGGEKTLTAIALIFGVFKVNPSPFCVLDEIDAALDESNIGRFAYLLKDFVKIAQFIVITHNKKTMANADILYGITMQERGVSRIVSVKFDGSTAPALSKAEGLSASGQKKSVPIEPSAKGGSASGGKAEPKAEARLEPQPAVAGV, from the coding sequence ATGCATTTTAAACGTTTGGAAATTTTTGGCTTTAAGTCCTTTGCCGAGAAGACCGTGCTGGAATTCCAGCCCGGCCTCACCGCCATCGTCGGGCCCAACGGCTGCGGCAAGAGCAATGTCTTTGACGCTGTTCGTTGGGTCTTAGGCGAGCAGAGTGTTAGGGAATTGCGCGGCTCGTCCATGGAGGACGTGATCTTCAACGGCACCGACAGCAAGCCCCCCCTGGGGTTCGCCGAAGTCAGCTTGACCTTTTCCAACGAAAAGAAGATCCTCCCCATTGAATACGACGAGGTCACCGTCACCCGGCGGCTGTTCCGTTCCGGGGAAAGCGAATATCTCATCAACAAGAACGTTTGCCGCCTGAAGGACATCGTTGAGCTCTTTTTGGGCACCGGTGTCGGGGCGGAAGCGTATTCTTTGATCCAGCAGGGCAAGGTGGACTTAGTCGTCAGCGCCAAGCCCGAAGACCGCCGCCAGATCTTTGATGAGGCCGCCGGCATCACCAAATATAAAGCCAAGAAAAAAGAGGCGCTGGGCAAACTCAAGGAAACCGAAGACAATCTTTTGCGCATCAATGACATTGTCGTTGAGGTCAAACGCCAGATCGGCTCCATCGAGCGCCAGGCCAAAAAGGCCCAGCGTTACAAGGAGGACTTTGAGCGGCTCAAGAATTTCGAGGTCCTCATCGCCCATCGTCAGATGGCCCGGTTTGCCGCGGACATGCAGGAATTGACGGCCCGGAGCGAGGCCCTGCAGGCCAAGGAGGGTTCTTTAGCCGCCGAACTGCAAGAGGCCAACCGCCGTCTTGACCATGAAACAGCCCTCGTCGAAGAAATAGACGAAGCCATCAGCGCCGCCAAGGCCAGGCAGATGCATCTGGAGAACGACAAGGACAGTTTCGGCCGTCAAATTATTTTAAATGAAGAACGTCTGGCGGACCTGGATACGGTCTGTGCCCGCCTTGAGCAGGACAAAGCCGCGGCCTTGGCCCGCTGCAGTACAAACCAGGGCAAAATTGAAGAGATCCGTTCGGGCCTGGCCCAATTGTCTGAAAATTTGGCCACGGTGCAGGTCCGGCTGCAGGCCAGGAAGGACGCGCTGGCCGTCATCATGCACGCCATCGGCGAGGCGAAACTTTCCATCCAGAATTACGAGAACGAACAATTCCATTTGAATGGCCAGCAGGCGCGCGTCAAGAACCAATTGACCGACAACATGAAACGCGTCACGGAATGCGCGGCGCGCAAGGACCGCCTGGAACATGAAAATAATAAAGTCATCGGCGAGCGCACGCAGGTCAGCCAAAAGGCCGAGGCCATCAACGCGGCCATTGCCCGGTCGGAGTCCATTTTGTCCTCCCTGTGGGCGGACCTGGAAGGCAAACGCGCGCATTTAGCCCAACTGAGATCGTCGCTGGCCGCGCAGGAAACAGCGGCGGACGATCTGGAAAAGAAGAAACTTTTCTTATTGTCCCAAAAAGATTTCGTCGCGAAGATGCAAACACAGTATCAGGACATCCCCGACCCGGTGGTGGAGGGCAAATTCATTTCCTGCGTCCGTCCCAATGAACAGCAGACCGGCATCATCGGCAAGATCAAGGACATCCGGGTCATGGCCGGCGAAGCGGTGCGCGAACTCTATGAGATCACCTGCGCGACCAAATATGTTGAACTCGATCTGCGGCATATGGACGAGCGCATCAGTGTCCTTGACGCCCAATTGGCCCGGGCGCTTGAGGCCAAAGCGCAAATAGTCCTGACCATTGACGCCCGCAATGCCGAAATAGACGCGGACCTTAAGCATATCCAGGAGGGGGAAAAAGGATTTTCCGTCCTGGAAGCGCAGAAAAATAACATTGAGCAGGAAAGCGGAAAGATCACCGGTGAATTGGACCTGATCGTCACGGAATCGGCCCAGGTGGGAACGGATCTGGCCGCGTTAAGGACCCAGGAAAGCGAATTGTCCCAGACGCTGGAGGGCATTACCGGACAGATCCGGCGCTGCCAGGACGATGTCAAAGCCAAGGCCGGATGGATCGCGGCCCAGCATAAAGAGCGTGAGGACATGGGGCTGGCCATCGTGCAGGTGGAGGCCGAAGTGCTTTCCGCGGCGGACAAACGGAAGTCCCACGAGGAGAGCTGTTCGGTTTACACCCAAAATCTGGACCGTGACCTGGCGGACATCGCGCGTTTTGACCGGGAAAGCCAGGAGGCCCAGGCCAAGAAAACCGGACTTCATGAGGGGATCGCGCAGTTGAATAGCCAGCTCGACGGGCTTAAAAGCCGCCAGGAAGCGCTGGCTGTTGAACTGGAAGGCCTTTTGGCCCAGAGATCCGAAATGACCGGCCGTTTGAACAGTTTGCGCGCCCAGACCCGCGGCGTCGAGGATGCGGTCATCGCTTTAAAGACCGACCGCCATAATGACGATTTGCGTCAGCAGGAGATCCATTTTAACGAGCGCGCCCTGAAAGATAAACTTTTGCAGACCTATAAGATCAATTGGGACGAAAGCCCCGCCGCAGGCGGGGCGCCCGTCGACCAAACGCCGATCAATGAGGAAGAAGCCGCCGTTGAGATCGAAAATTTGAAGAAGCGCTGCGAGTCCTACGGCGCGGTGAATCTGGTCGCCATCGAGGAATTTGAGGAATTAAAACAAAGGTTTGAGTTTTTGACCAAGCAGCAAAGCGACCTTTTGACCGCGCGCGAGGCCTTATTGCAGACCATCACCAAGATCAACCGCACCACCCGGCAGATGTTCACCGACACGTTCACGAGGGTCAATGAGGAATTTCAGGTGTATTTCCGCATGCTCTTCGGCGGCGGCCAGGCGCAATTGGTTTTGCAGGACCCCGAGAATGCCCTGGAATGCGGCATTGACATCATCGCCCGTCCGCCGGGCAAGAAATTGCAGAATATTTCGCTTCTTTCCGGCGGCGAGAAGACGCTGACGGCCATCGCGCTCATTTTCGGCGTTTTCAAGGTCAACCCCAGCCCGTTCTGCGTTTTGGACGAGATCGACGCGGCCCTGGACGAAAGCAATATCGGCCGTTTCGCCTATCTTTTGAAGGATTTCGTCAAGATCGCGCAATTCATCGTCATCACCCACAACAAAAAGACCATGGCCAACGCCGACATTCTTTATGGCATCACCATGCAGGAGCGCGGCGTATCCCGCATTGTTTCGGTCAAATTTGATGGTTCGACGGCGCCTGCCCTGAGCAAAGCCGAAGGGCTCAGTGCAAGCGGCCAGAAAAAG